In Zea mays cultivar B73 chromosome 7, Zm-B73-REFERENCE-NAM-5.0, whole genome shotgun sequence, the following proteins share a genomic window:
- the LOC100280475 gene encoding BAG family molecular chaperone regulator 1-like (The RefSeq protein has 1 substitution compared to this genomic sequence) → MMRARPKGTFADAMRESSPPPPPPPAPASAAVKEDEWEVRPGGMLVQKRSPDADAPAGAPVPTIRVKVKFNGMYHEIYINSQASFGELKKMLSARTGLHPEDQKLVYKDKERDSKAFLDMAGVKDRSKMVLLEDPAAQAKRLLEQRRTDKAERAAKSISRIGLDVDKLATKVSALEAIVSKGGKVVDADVVALTEALMNELVKLDSIAADGEVKVQRRMQEKRVQKYVETLDAIRAKNAAAPKAKAKANGDMNGHAKARAPQLPPRPPPVSQRRNFQQPSPAPAPPTQGWESFDLLSSVPSTSSATVTTTMAAATTTTSPAGVSPIPRFDWELF, encoded by the exons GAGGACGAGTGGGAGGTGCGGCCCGGCGGGATGCTGGTGCAGAAGCGGAGCCCCGACGCCGACGCCCCCGCCGGGGCGCCCGTCCCCACCATCCGCGTCAAGGTCAAGTTCAACGGCGTGTACCACGAGATCTACATCAACTCCCAGGCCTCCTTCG GTGAGCTGAAGAAGATGCTGTCGGCGCGGACCGGGCTGCACCCCGAGGACCAGAAGCTGGTGTACAAGGACAAGGAGCGGGACTCCAAGGCGTTCCTGGACATGGCCGGCGTCAAGGACCGCTCCAAGATGGTGCTGCTCGAGGACCCCGCCGCGCAGGCCAAGCGCCTCCTCGAGCAGCGCCGCACCGACAAGGCGGAGCGCGCCGCCAAGTCCATCTCCCGCATCGGCCTCGACGTCGACAAGCTCGCCACCAAG GTGTCGGCGCTGGAGGCCATCGTCAGCAAGGGCGGCAAGGTGGTGGACGCTGACGTGGTCGCCCTCACCGAGGCGCTCATGAACGAGCTGGTCAAGCTGGACTCCATCGCCGCCGACGGCGAAGTCAAGGTGCAGCGACGAATGCAG GAGAAGCGGGTGCAGAAGTACGTGGAGACGCTGGACGCTATCCGCGCCAAGAACGCGGCGGCGCCCAAGGCCAAGGCCAAGGCCAACGGCGACATGAATGGGCACGCCAAGGCCCGCGCGCCGCAACTCCCGCCGCGCCCGCCGCCCGTGTCGCAGAGGCGGAACTTCCAGCAGCCCTCCCCGGCGCCAGCGCCGCCCACGCAGGGCTGGGAGTCGTTCGACCTGCTGTCGTCGGTGCCGTCCACGTCCTCGGCCACCGTGACCACCACCATGGCGGCCGCGACCACCACCACCTCGCCGGCCGGCGTCTCCCCGATCCCGCGGTTCGACTGGGAGCTCTTCTGA